Proteins from one Listeria weihenstephanensis genomic window:
- a CDS encoding type IV toxin-antitoxin system AbiEi family antitoxin domain-containing protein, whose product MEKKRAIGLLEKYFFTTEEAAAFLGISKQALSSLVKRGKIERVEKGQVSLFFKDDLEARKDEQVILRKKYRPYT is encoded by the coding sequence GTGGAAAAAAAGAGAGCAATCGGACTTTTAGAAAAATATTTCTTTACAACAGAGGAAGCAGCTGCCTTCTTAGGGATTTCGAAACAAGCCTTATCATCGCTGGTGAAACGTGGAAAAATAGAACGCGTGGAGAAGGGGCAAGTTAGTTTGTTCTTTAAAGATGATCTGGAAGCACGGAAGGATGAGCAAGTGATACTTCGCAAAAAATATAGACCGTATACATAA
- a CDS encoding FeoB-associated Cys-rich membrane protein — MVSLLVNIVIGSLIFGYTVYALVRHIQKSKQGKCGGCDLEKSCDSENSAPF; from the coding sequence ATGGTATCCCTACTCGTAAATATAGTAATTGGCAGCCTCATATTTGGCTACACAGTCTATGCACTTGTCCGCCACATCCAAAAAAGTAAACAAGGAAAATGCGGCGGTTGCGATTTAGAAAAATCCTGTGACAGTGAAAATTCAGCGCCATTCTAA
- the feoB gene encoding ferrous iron transport protein B — protein sequence MTTICLLGNPNTGKTSLFNALTGSYETVGNWSGVTVEKKLGMLRQKAGKIIDLPGIYDLSPLSRDETIVTRFLLEERFDSILNIVDASQLERNLHLTVQLLEHGAPVVMGLNMVDVAANRGIRIQIPAIARKLHIPILPVVARTGKGTDEILAAITEKSPAPARGLILPYGDMVDKAISELKPLLESHVKPKQQRWFSVQFFSGNEAMNDFLANHNLLKDALLIRNRLQEKLGTPLEQYFYQIREAFIADICLETVEHTKKHNIPLSDKLDRLFTHPWLGIPLFLLVMYLIFQITFTWIGVPLSDLLDSFFGGTLSDWVTSGLTFIGASQFIIDLVVSGIIAGVGGVLVFIPQILVLFFFISLLEDSGYMARIAVVMDRVMEFFGLNGKAFIPMIIGFGCNVPGIMAARSIEESKERTLTILVTPFMSCSARLPVYALFAGVFFAQNQALVVLSFYVIGIALALLVTKILSVTLLKKDNSVFVIELPPYRAPSFRTLWRSTWEKGRGFLRKAGTFIFAGSVIIWLLNYTGPTGFNVPMGDSFLAMIGGFIAPILAPLGFGTWQAGATLIPGFLAKEVVISTMSIIYATKESTLASVVGAHYTPLSAYCFMLFILLYIPCLATVAAIRKEIVSFKWTAFAVIYPLVTAYILTLLVYQIGSLFL from the coding sequence ATGACAACAATTTGTTTACTTGGAAATCCGAACACGGGGAAAACCTCACTTTTTAACGCGCTTACTGGTTCTTATGAAACGGTTGGCAATTGGAGTGGCGTGACGGTGGAAAAGAAACTTGGGATGCTACGTCAAAAAGCAGGGAAAATTATTGATTTACCGGGCATCTATGATTTAAGTCCGCTTTCACGTGACGAGACGATTGTCACCCGTTTTTTGCTAGAGGAGCGCTTTGATTCTATTTTAAATATTGTCGACGCATCGCAATTGGAGCGTAATTTGCATCTGACCGTACAATTACTTGAACACGGCGCGCCAGTTGTTATGGGATTGAATATGGTGGATGTCGCTGCTAATCGCGGTATTCGCATTCAAATTCCTGCCATCGCGCGCAAATTGCATATTCCGATTTTGCCTGTTGTCGCTAGAACTGGAAAAGGTACCGATGAAATTCTAGCCGCCATTACTGAAAAAAGTCCAGCGCCTGCACGTGGTCTTATTTTACCTTATGGAGACATGGTAGATAAAGCGATTTCCGAGTTGAAACCGCTCCTTGAATCGCATGTAAAACCAAAACAACAGCGCTGGTTTAGCGTCCAGTTTTTCAGTGGGAATGAGGCGATGAATGATTTCTTGGCGAACCACAATTTGCTCAAAGATGCACTCCTGATTCGGAATCGTTTGCAAGAAAAGCTAGGAACACCGCTAGAACAGTATTTCTATCAGATTCGTGAAGCCTTTATTGCCGATATTTGTCTCGAAACCGTCGAACATACGAAAAAACATAATATCCCACTTTCCGATAAGCTTGACCGTCTGTTTACGCATCCATGGCTTGGTATTCCGCTATTTCTGCTCGTGATGTATCTGATTTTCCAGATTACATTTACGTGGATTGGCGTCCCACTTTCTGATTTGCTCGATAGCTTTTTCGGCGGTACTTTATCCGATTGGGTTACTTCTGGTCTAACGTTTATCGGAGCCTCCCAGTTCATTATTGACCTCGTCGTTAGCGGTATTATTGCGGGTGTTGGCGGCGTGCTCGTCTTTATTCCGCAGATTTTGGTCCTGTTTTTCTTTATTTCATTGCTGGAAGACTCCGGCTACATGGCGCGGATTGCGGTCGTTATGGACCGGGTTATGGAGTTTTTCGGCTTAAATGGTAAGGCGTTCATACCGATGATCATCGGCTTCGGCTGTAACGTTCCCGGAATCATGGCCGCGCGATCCATCGAAGAATCCAAAGAGCGAACCTTGACCATCCTTGTGACGCCGTTCATGTCCTGTTCCGCGCGGCTTCCCGTTTACGCGCTTTTCGCCGGTGTATTTTTCGCCCAAAATCAAGCGCTCGTCGTTCTCTCCTTTTATGTAATTGGCATCGCGCTCGCCCTACTTGTTACAAAAATTCTATCCGTGACGCTGCTCAAAAAAGATAATTCAGTATTCGTCATCGAGCTTCCACCTTACCGCGCCCCATCTTTTCGAACATTATGGCGCAGCACCTGGGAAAAAGGACGCGGATTTTTACGAAAAGCAGGGACCTTCATATTCGCAGGTTCCGTTATTATTTGGCTATTAAATTACACTGGCCCCACCGGATTCAACGTCCCAATGGGAGATAGTTTTCTCGCTATGATCGGTGGTTTTATCGCTCCAATTCTAGCACCACTCGGATTCGGAACGTGGCAAGCCGGCGCGACACTCATCCCCGGTTTTCTAGCAAAAGAAGTCGTGATTTCCACTATGTCGATTATTTACGCAACAAAAGAAAGCACGCTCGCATCCGTCGTTGGCGCGCATTATACACCACTATCCGCCTACTGCTTCATGCTTTTCATTCTATTATATATTCCCTGTTTGGCAACAGTCGCAGCGATTCGTAAAGAGATCGTCTCCTTCAAATGGACAGCTTTTGCAGTAATTTACCCACTCGTAACAGCTTACATTCTCACGCTTTTAGTGTACCAAATCGGAAGCTTATTCTTATAA
- a CDS encoding FeoA family protein: MKQLNEVAIGEHVTITQLNITNPKLEKRLLSLGCKIGCEVCIKQKGLFGGPCTFETKGQYISIRNCDACAILVEMP, encoded by the coding sequence ATGAAACAACTTAATGAAGTCGCTATTGGGGAACACGTTACGATTACGCAATTAAACATCACAAATCCTAAGCTTGAAAAACGGCTTTTATCGCTTGGTTGTAAAATCGGTTGTGAAGTTTGTATCAAACAAAAGGGTTTATTTGGTGGGCCTTGCACATTCGAGACGAAGGGGCAGTATATCAGTATTCGAAACTGCGATGCGTGCGCCATCTTGGTCGAAATGCCATGA
- a CDS encoding pseudouridine synthase, which translates to MRLDKLLANSGFGSRTEVKQLLKNGAVTVNDVRQKEAKFQVDAAQDSVEVYGEAVVYEEFTYLMMNKPPGVVSATEDNWDQTVIDILDERDQLKKLFPVGRLDKDTEGLLLISNNGVLAHNLLSPKKHVDKTYFAKIEGVVTEADIAIFRDGVTISDNYTCKSAELVILQIENGFSDVEVTIQEGKFHQVKRMFEAVDKQVVYLKRLRMGTLHLDETLGLGEYRPLTKDELAALTTFEK; encoded by the coding sequence ATGAGATTAGATAAATTGCTCGCCAATAGTGGTTTTGGAAGCAGGACAGAAGTCAAGCAACTTCTGAAAAATGGCGCGGTTACGGTGAATGATGTGCGGCAAAAAGAGGCGAAATTTCAAGTGGATGCTGCGCAAGATTCAGTGGAAGTTTACGGAGAAGCGGTCGTTTACGAGGAATTTACATACTTGATGATGAATAAACCACCAGGCGTTGTTAGTGCGACGGAGGACAATTGGGATCAGACAGTCATTGATATACTAGACGAGCGAGACCAATTGAAGAAACTTTTCCCGGTTGGTCGTTTGGATAAAGATACAGAAGGATTGTTGCTTATTTCGAATAACGGGGTTTTGGCGCATAATTTATTATCTCCTAAAAAGCATGTGGATAAAACGTATTTTGCGAAAATAGAAGGTGTTGTAACGGAAGCGGATATCGCGATTTTTAGAGATGGCGTTACGATTTCGGATAATTATACGTGTAAATCGGCTGAATTGGTCATTTTGCAGATCGAAAATGGGTTTTCTGATGTGGAAGTAACGATCCAAGAAGGGAAGTTCCACCAAGTGAAGCGGATGTTTGAGGCGGTCGATAAGCAGGTCGTTTATTTGAAACGTTTGCGGATGGGGACTTTGCATTTAGATGAAACGCTTGGACTCGGGGAATATCGGCCGTTAACGAAAGACGAGTTAGCCGCATTAACGACATTTGAAAAATAA